The genomic interval TCAAGATCGTGTAATCGCCAATTCTCTTGCTCTCTCTGCGCGAATGAAGGCACGAGGAGTACCTGTGGTGCTTTTGTACTGTGACCACCATGCAATGTCTTCGTCTCCGGTGGGTTTTCTTTATCAAGACCTGCTGCGGCTTGCCGATTTGGTCGTGTGTCCGTCTTCCAAAATGGCTGAACTCGCGGGTTCTATTTGTCCTGATGGCTCTTCTGTCAGTGTTGTTGAGGATGTTTGCGTAACTAAGCGACAGCCATTTCTAGATCTTGATCAAGAGAGCCGATGTCATTTGCTTTGGTTTGGAAGCGATACTAATGCATTTTTTTTGACTAATATATTGCCCAGTCTCCTTCTTCATTGTGAAGGTCATTCCGGTTTCGAATTGACCGTTATGGGGCGTGAATCTACTCTCGCAAAAGTGAGATCCGTATCCAGCAAGTTGAAATCAAAGCAGCCTTGGGAATTTCGATTTATCTTATGGGATCCGTCCCGGCAACCAGCTCAATTGGAGAATGAATTGGCCAGGGCTCATTTTGTTCTCATTCCTTCAGATCCTGAGAGTATTTGGAAGTTGGGTGTTAGCCACAATCGCTTGGTTGACGGTGTTCAGGGAGGTTGCGTAGTGATAGCTAGTCCGATGCCCAGCTATATTGAGCTTTCAAAGATTTCGTTGGTTGGCGATGATTTTCCTTTTATGATTAATACTGCAATTGCTCAGTACTCGCGATTATCTAGGAAATATGATTCCCTTAGAAATGAATTTCTATCTAGATTTATGCCTGCAAGTGTTCAAGCTCGTTGGCGTGAAGTTCTTTCGGTTTAATGGCCTCGAGTTTAATAATTGTTAGCCATTATCCTGCAGCCCCTGGCACTTTTCGCTCACTATGTCGATTATTGGGCCAATTGGCAGCTGTCGAATCTGATGTAGTTGTTGTATGCAATGGATCACTTTCTGCGAAAAAATTCTCTTTTTTGAAGTGCGAGGCGCTTTGCAGTGAAGTTTTGGTAAGGCCTAATGAAGGTATGAATATAGGGGCTTGGAGGTACGGCCTTCAGGCATGTCCTGGTTTTCAATATTATCACTTTTTTCAAGATGAGTCTATTCTTATTTCAAAAAATTTTTTGGGTGTTTATGAGACTTTTTTGGCTAGAAAAGATGTTGGTTTGGTCGGTGATTCGCTTAATTTGAAGTGGAATAAATCTTGGAATGATATGGCAAGATCTTCGCTTAATTTTAAAATCCTTGTAGAACCTGGAAACTATTTAGATCGATCTGCCGCAGATTCTTTGATATCAGAAAATTCAGTTGATCGCGTTACATACTATAGGCAAAAGCTGAAGCAATGGCGTTGCCCTGAGGGGAGCATCGCTACCCACATGCGTGCATTGAATTGGTCTTTGAGTTCAGAGGTGTTAAGTTCTATTGATTTTCCGGTTGGGTTTTCTAAGCATGAATGCATTGCTTCGGAAATCTACGTTTCCCGCTTACTGGTTTCTCGAGGGTTGAAGGTTGTTCAGTCCTCGAGTCAGCCATTTTGTTATGTCGGGCATAGTGAATGGATGAATCCTCACGACCCTCAGAGAAAAATCGCTCTTAAATGAGTTTCATTCTGCCTTGTCGAGTTTGAGAGGGGTCAGCTCCGCGGCCCCCGCTTTCGTTTCAAGTACTTTTTCCAAGCCCTCAAGATCTTCATCGGTGATCTTGGTCTGCATCGGGCAGTGCTTCGGTCCACACATGGAGCAAAACTCAGCCTGCTTGTAGATATCAGCCGGCAGGGTCTCATCATGATACTCCTTGGCACGCTCAGGATCAAGCGATAGCTCGAACTGCTTGTTCCAATCAAAGGCGTAACGGGCCCGGCTCAGCTCATCATCACGATCCCGAGCGCCCGGGCGGTGACGGGCGATGTCTGCCGCATGGGCAGCGATCTTGTAGGCAATCAAGCCTTCCCGTACATCCTCAGCATTGGGGAGACCGAGGTGTTCCTTCGGAGTCACATAACAGAGCATCGCTGTGCCATGCCAACCGGCCATGGCCGCACCGATTGCTGAGGTGATGTGGTCATACCCAGGAGCGATGTCGGTCACCAGGGGGCCGAGCACATAGAAGGGCGCTTCGCTGCACTCCTCCATCTGCTTTTTCACGTTGAACTCGATCTGGTCGAGGGGCACGTGACCAGGACCTTCCACCATCACCTGGACGTCGTGCTTCCAAGCCCGACGGGTCAGTTCGCCCAAGGTGTGCAGTTCGGCCAGTTGAGCGGCGTCCGACGCATCGTGCTGGCAACCAGGGCGCAAAGAATCACCCAGCGAGAATGTGCAGTCGTAGCGCTTGAAAATCTCGCAGATGTCGTCGAACCGTGTGTAAAGAGGGTTCTGGCGATGGTGATAGAGCATCCATTGGGCCAGGATGCCGCCACCACGGCTGACGATGCCGGTAATGCGTCCCTTCACCTTGGGCAGGTGCTCGATCAACAGACCGGCGTGGATGGTCTGGTAATCAACTCCCTGCTGGCAGTGCTTCTCAATGATGTGGAGGAAGTCATCCTCATCGAGCTTCTCGATTGAGCCATGCACGCTTTCCAGCGCCTGATACACCGGCACCGTGCCGATGGGCACCGGAGACGCGTTGATGATCGCGGTGCGCACCTCATCAAGATTCACTCCGCCAGTGGAGAGATCCATCACCGTGTCGGCGCCGTACTTCACCGCCAACTTGAGCTTGTTCACCTCCTCGGCAGCGTCCGACGCATTGGGTGAAGCGCCGATATTGGCGTTCACCTTGCATTTGCTGGCGATGCCGATCGCCATCGGCTCCAGGTTGGCGTGATTGACGTTTGCCGGGATGATCATTCGCCCCCGAGCCACTTCCTCCATCACCAGCGACTCGGGCAGGTTCTCCCGTTTGGCCACATAGGCCATTTCTTCAGTCACTAGCCCCTGACGGGCGTAGTGCATCTGAGAGACGTTGGCCTGGCCCTTGCGGGACTCAACCCAGGAAGCGCGCATGATCTGAGGTGCGACGGATTGCCCAGGGGTCGACTTTTTAGCCGTAGATCACTTTCAAACACTTCCCTGCGCCGGCATAACCCGGGATCAGGTTCGGAGGGTGTGATCTCAGTCTGAGCGCGTTTTGAACTCAGACACCCCTAGTGATGTCTAAAAGCTAGCAACGTTCCTGAAAGCAAGGTTCAGCTTGATTGCAGGCCGTTTAGAACTGCTGCCACGACACGGTGATCACCGTCCTGCTGCAGAGATTGCAACAAGCTTCTGGCCTGCAGGGCAATGGGATCGTTGCCCCCTTCCCGGACGATCCGACTCAGGATTTCAGCTCCACTGACCCGCACAATGCCATCGGCATCGGCAACGGCGAGAGTCGCCAATTCAAGCAACCAACCCAGATCAATGCCGGGCTGCTCCGCCAAGGCGGACAAAATGCTGCAGCGCACCAACCAGGCGTTGTCCGCCTCGAAAGCCGAGAGCAACAGAGGCCAGGCCCGCTCGACCCCATAACTGGCCAGAGAGTTAGCTGCTTCGGCCCGGACGTTGGGGTCCTCATCCGCAGTGATCAACTCACTGAGCACGGCCCAGCCCTGCTCAGTGCGCTTGTAGCCCAGGCCGCTGCAACTCAACGAGCGCACCAAAAAGGGTTTTTGCTGTGTGCCCAGCACCAGCAACGGCACCGCCTCCGTATCCGAGCAATGGCGAAGCTGGGTGATCGCTGGCATCGCCTTCACAGGGTCTCCGCTAGCGATGGCCAGGCGCACAGTGTCGAGATCAGGCTTCTGGGGTTCGGTCTCACTCATGGGTTGCTGCCGGGGGTGCGCGCCCGCTGAAGATCGGCCAACAGCCTGGCGCGGCGACGCTGCCGACCGAGAGCGCTGCTGATCATCAGGCCCGAACCAACCAGCACCGCCGGAAGCACCTGCACTTGATCTTTCCCCTGACGCTGATGTGAGGCCAGCAGGGCCAGAAGGATCAGCAGTGGTGCCCCAAGGGAAACCCAAATCACAGCGCGGCGTTGATTCATGACGAAGCGTTCTCCGCGATCCAAGCCAGCAAGGTGGCAGTGAGCACGGCAATACCAACACCGAGGGCATCCTCCTCCAGGGCGAAGGCCCCGTTATGCAACGGTGCACACCCTTCAGGCCCAGCAACCCCAAGCCGCACCATCATTCCCGGCACATCCCGAAGCAACTCAGCAAAGTCTTCCGCCCCCAAGGAGGGTTGCTCCACCGGCAGCACCTTGTCGCGGCCCAAACAATCCACCGCACAGCGCTCGAGGAGATCCGTGAGCTGCGGATCGTTGTGCACCGGCGGCGCAATGCAGCGGTAGTTCACCACAGCCATGCCGCCTCCGCTAGCGCAAATCCCCTGCACCGTCTCTTCGATCCAAGCCGGCAACTGGGCGTGCTGCTGCAGATCCAGGCAGCGCACCGTGCCCAGCAAGCGCACTTGATCAGCAATCACGTTGAAGGCGCGACCGCCGTCCACCTTGCCGAAACTGATGACCACCGGCTGCAGAGCATCCAAGCGGCGAGCGATCGTCTGTTGCAACTCCGTGATCACGCGGGCGGCAAGCCAAACAGCATCCACCGACTGATGGGGGCGGGCACCATGCCCCCCTTCCCCCTGCACCAGGATCTCCAGCTCGCCGGCCGCCGCGGTGAGACAGCCCCGTCTGATCCCGACCGTGCCCACCGGCAGATTCGGCACCACATGGAGCCCATACAAGGCAGCAAGGCCCTCTACAGCCCCCGCATCCCGCATCCACACCGCCCCCTGGGCCAACTCTTCAGCGGGTTGAAACAGCAGCCGCACCCGGCCGCCCAACCTCTGCTCCTGGGCCAACAACCGCGCTACCCCCAGGCCTGTGCAGGTGTGCAGGTCGTGGCCACAGGCATGCATCAGCCCCTGGCGGGTGGAGGCATAGGGAAGACCGGTGCGTTCCTCCACCGGAAGTGCATCCATATCGACTCGCAGCCCCACCGTGGGCCCTTGCTCCGGCCCCAGTTCGGCCACCACCCCCGTGCGACCGACCCCCTCGCGAACGCGCCAGCCCAACTGGCGCAACTCCCCCGCCACCAGGGCAGCCGTCTGGTGTTCCTGACCGCTGAGTTCAGGGTGAGCATGCAGATGCCGGCGCAGCTCCAGCAACTCAGGCAGCTCACGGCTGAGTCGATCGGAAAGAGCCGACGCCTCAGTCATCTCAGGCTGGCTCATCTCAGGCTGGCTCATCTCAGGAGGCCTCCAAGGCCAGGAATGCCATCAGATCCGCCGTCGGTTGAGGTGGCCAACGCCGTACCTGCTTCAGCCAGTCGGCCTGGCGGTAGCGCTGGTCCAAACCCGCTGCCGCAGCCCAGTGGCTTTCGGCTTCACCGCTTGATCCCTCACGCCAGAGCAGGCCACTGAGGGCTGCCCGGGCATCGGCAAACAAGGGATAGCGACGAATCAGTTTGCGCAATTCCGCCTCCGCCCAAGCGAGATCTCCCGACTGCCAAGCCGCCAGGGCCTCGCTGGAACGGGCCATTGCAAAACCAGGACGGGCAAGGGCAGCCTGGCCGTAGAGCGAACGGGCCTGAGGCCAATCCCCCTGCGAGCCACGCACATTGGCCAGGTTGTAAAGGGCTGAGGCATCGTCTGGATACCGCTCCAGGATCCAGAGATAGTCGTCTGCCGCTGCGGACCACTCCTGAAGCGCCTCCTCCGCCGTGCCCCGGTTGAGGCGTGGGTCGCTTTCCTCCGGCGCCAAAACGATCGAGGCGCTCTGGTCTTCGATGGCCCCTGAAGCATCCCCAAGGGCAAGACGAACATTGCCGCGGTTGCTCAGTGCGGCTGCATCCTCTGGGGCCTGCTCCAGGAAGCGGTCCCAGAGGGGCAACGCCTCAGCAAAATCCCCCTGACGGCTCGCCGTCAGCGCCTGCTCATAGAGCCCCTGAAGATCCAGGGCCTGCACCGGCAGCGCCAGCACCAGGCTCAGCAACAGCACCAGAAGCCGGTTCATGCCGCCTCCGCCAGATGGCTGCGGGCCGCATCCGTGACCATCCGGCCGCGGGGGGTGCGCATCAACAGCCCCTGCTGCAACAAAAACGGTTCCACCACGGTTTCCAAGGTGACGGGGTCATCTCCGAGGGCCGCCGCCAGGGTCTCCAGGC from Synechococcus sp. UW69 carries:
- a CDS encoding glycosyltransferase family 4 protein, coding for MAFSEKKSAIFAWNTRGVNGDFTNQFFRGKPAHASTRLQILPAIDAARQLGCSPRVISLAGDSGFLNHVGQPAICVFSKMTANRAEDQDRVIANSLALSARMKARGVPVVLLYCDHHAMSSSPVGFLYQDLLRLADLVVCPSSKMAELAGSICPDGSSVSVVEDVCVTKRQPFLDLDQESRCHLLWFGSDTNAFFLTNILPSLLLHCEGHSGFELTVMGRESTLAKVRSVSSKLKSKQPWEFRFILWDPSRQPAQLENELARAHFVLIPSDPESIWKLGVSHNRLVDGVQGGCVVIASPMPSYIELSKISLVGDDFPFMINTAIAQYSRLSRKYDSLRNEFLSRFMPASVQARWREVLSV
- a CDS encoding rhamnan synthesis F family protein; its protein translation is MAAVESDVVVVCNGSLSAKKFSFLKCEALCSEVLVRPNEGMNIGAWRYGLQACPGFQYYHFFQDESILISKNFLGVYETFLARKDVGLVGDSLNLKWNKSWNDMARSSLNFKILVEPGNYLDRSAADSLISENSVDRVTYYRQKLKQWRCPEGSIATHMRALNWSLSSEVLSSIDFPVGFSKHECIASEIYVSRLLVSRGLKVVQSSSQPFCYVGHSEWMNPHDPQRKIALK
- the thiC gene encoding phosphomethylpyrimidine synthase ThiC, with product MRASWVESRKGQANVSQMHYARQGLVTEEMAYVAKRENLPESLVMEEVARGRMIIPANVNHANLEPMAIGIASKCKVNANIGASPNASDAAEEVNKLKLAVKYGADTVMDLSTGGVNLDEVRTAIINASPVPIGTVPVYQALESVHGSIEKLDEDDFLHIIEKHCQQGVDYQTIHAGLLIEHLPKVKGRITGIVSRGGGILAQWMLYHHRQNPLYTRFDDICEIFKRYDCTFSLGDSLRPGCQHDASDAAQLAELHTLGELTRRAWKHDVQVMVEGPGHVPLDQIEFNVKKQMEECSEAPFYVLGPLVTDIAPGYDHITSAIGAAMAGWHGTAMLCYVTPKEHLGLPNAEDVREGLIAYKIAAHAADIARHRPGARDRDDELSRARYAFDWNKQFELSLDPERAKEYHDETLPADIYKQAEFCSMCGPKHCPMQTKITDEDLEGLEKVLETKAGAAELTPLKLDKAE
- a CDS encoding HEAT repeat domain-containing protein; this translates as MSETEPQKPDLDTVRLAIASGDPVKAMPAITQLRHCSDTEAVPLLVLGTQQKPFLVRSLSCSGLGYKRTEQGWAVLSELITADEDPNVRAEAANSLASYGVERAWPLLLSAFEADNAWLVRCSILSALAEQPGIDLGWLLELATLAVADADGIVRVSGAEILSRIVREGGNDPIALQARSLLQSLQQDGDHRVVAAVLNGLQSS
- a CDS encoding DUF3188 domain-containing protein, whose protein sequence is MNQRRAVIWVSLGAPLLILLALLASHQRQGKDQVQVLPAVLVGSGLMISSALGRQRRRARLLADLQRARTPGSNP
- a CDS encoding amidohydrolase, whose translation is MTEASALSDRLSRELPELLELRRHLHAHPELSGQEHQTAALVAGELRQLGWRVREGVGRTGVVAELGPEQGPTVGLRVDMDALPVEERTGLPYASTRQGLMHACGHDLHTCTGLGVARLLAQEQRLGGRVRLLFQPAEELAQGAVWMRDAGAVEGLAALYGLHVVPNLPVGTVGIRRGCLTAAAGELEILVQGEGGHGARPHQSVDAVWLAARVITELQQTIARRLDALQPVVISFGKVDGGRAFNVIADQVRLLGTVRCLDLQQHAQLPAWIEETVQGICASGGGMAVVNYRCIAPPVHNDPQLTDLLERCAVDCLGRDKVLPVEQPSLGAEDFAELLRDVPGMMVRLGVAGPEGCAPLHNGAFALEEDALGVGIAVLTATLLAWIAENASS
- a CDS encoding tetratricopeptide repeat protein; translation: MNRLLVLLLSLVLALPVQALDLQGLYEQALTASRQGDFAEALPLWDRFLEQAPEDAAALSNRGNVRLALGDASGAIEDQSASIVLAPEESDPRLNRGTAEEALQEWSAAADDYLWILERYPDDASALYNLANVRGSQGDWPQARSLYGQAALARPGFAMARSSEALAAWQSGDLAWAEAELRKLIRRYPLFADARAALSGLLWREGSSGEAESHWAAAAGLDQRYRQADWLKQVRRWPPQPTADLMAFLALEAS